In the genome of Aspergillus luchuensis IFO 4308 DNA, chromosome 2, nearly complete sequence, one region contains:
- a CDS encoding RNase P/RNase MRP complex subunit (BUSCO:EOG092644N1;~COG:A;~EggNog:ENOG410PP39;~InterPro:IPR016848,IPR036980,IPR023538,IPR023534, IPR002730;~PFAM:PF01868;~go_component: GO:0030677 - ribonuclease P complex [Evidence IEA];~go_function: GO:0003723 - RNA binding [Evidence IEA];~go_function: GO:0004526 - ribonuclease P activity [Evidence IEA];~go_function: GO:0004540 - ribonuclease activity [Evidence IEA];~go_process: GO:0001682 - tRNA 5'-leader removal [Evidence IEA];~go_process: GO:0006396 - RNA processing [Evidence IEA];~go_process: GO:0008033 - tRNA processing [Evidence IEA]), with protein MTTPKPHIAHTLLSRAHSPDTATQLFTERIKQKPLYVRPTSPTPADNRSRRRLHRLRKKEYFLRKQKPQPLSARQKRASGLYDLPKEECKYAIFQELHGMWVRYMQDMLDLGEKKFKPPMTPLSHGSKLSSADFHGAEVEVVRSRCEGRVGVRGIVVRDTKFTFVVVTRGDEVKTIPKEQTIFRFSVPLPQADDADADGAAVAGEASAHSEKKEELVFELHGSQFQNRPVDRANKKFKWRNVDYI; from the exons ATGacaacccccaaaccccacaTCGCACACACCCTCCTCTCACGCGCCCACTCCCCCGACACAGCGACCCAACTCTTCACCGAGCGCATAAAACAAAAGCCACTCTACGTGCGACCAACATCCCCAACGCCAGCCGACAACCGCTCTCGGCGtcgcctccaccgcctccgcAAGAAAGAGTACTTCCTGCGCAAGCAAAAGCCGCAGCCTTTATCCGCGCGTCAGAAGCGCGCCTCGGGACTATACGACCTCCCCAAGGAAGAATGCAAGTATGCGATTTTCCAGGAACTGCATGGCATGTGGGTGCGGTATATGCAGGATATGTTGGActtgggggagaagaagttcaAGCCGCCTATGACGCCGCTGTCGCATGGGAGTAAACTCTCCAGTGCGGACTTTCATGGGGccgaggtggaggtggtgaggagtCGGTGTGAGGGGAGGGTTGGGGTTAGGGGCATTGTGGTCAGGGATACGAAGTTTACGTTTGTGGTGGTTACGCGGGGGGATGAGGTTAAGA CTATTCCTAAGGAGCAGACTATTTTCCGGTTTAGTGTGCCCTTGCCTCAGgcggatgatgctgatgctgatggggcggcggtggctgGGGAGGCGAGTGCTCATtctgagaagaaggaggagctcgTGTTTGAGCTTCATGGCAGTCAGTTCCAGAATCGTCCGGTGGACAGAGCGAATAAGAAGTTCAAGTGGCGGAATGTGGATTATATCTAG
- a CDS encoding putative oxidoreductase, 2OG-Fe(II) oxygenase family (COG:Q;~EggNog:ENOG410PP6F;~InterPro:IPR026992,IPR027443,IPR005123;~PFAM:PF03171,PF14226;~go_function: GO:0016491 - oxidoreductase activity [Evidence IEA];~go_process: GO:0055114 - oxidation-reduction process [Evidence IEA]) has product MSNPSSLPPFPSSVPTAPLLRLSLSKLQAHDVTETHNLLQACKDIGFFYLDLRDADEGIALLTNADELFPIGERLFDLPLNEKKKYDLASQNSYYGYKAQGAMIADRQGNLDGNEFYNVSKDDILNLITTPLPSPQILQESRPLLSSFIQTSHNIVTLLLSILSTSLSLPSSSTLPNLHRLSAPSGDQIRFIKAPPTATQNNPTLGEHTDFGSVTILFNRLGGLQVLPPGADAEWTYVRPLPGHAIINLGDAMVKFTNGLFRSNIHRVVAPPGQQAGFTRYSLVYFARPEDEVPLRRLESDRIPALGEGVVEEEISSKDWVIRRALGRRVDLGRPVDYEKAAGTEGVSRRLGV; this is encoded by the exons ATGTCCAACCCAAGCAGCCTACCtccattcccctcctccgtccctacagcccccctcctccgtctctcACTCTCCAAATTACAAGCCCACGATGTCACCGAAACCCACAACCTCCTACAAGCCTGCAAAGACATCGGGTTCTTCTACCTCGATCTCCGCGACGCCGACGAGGGCATCGCCCTCTTAACCAACGCAGACGAGCTCTTCCCAATCGGCGAACGTCTATTCGACCTTCCCCTgaacgagaagaagaaatacgACCTCGCCAGCCAGAACTCCTACTACGGATACAAAGCGCAAGGCGCCATGAtagcagacagacagggcAACCTAGACGGGAACGAATTCTACAAT GTCTCCAAAGACGACATCCTAAACCTCATcacaacccccctcccatccccacaAATCCTCCAAGAATCCCGTCCCCTCCTCTCATCATTCATCCAAACCTCCCACAACATCGtaaccctcctcctctcaaTCCTAAGCAccagcctctccctcccctcctcctccacactcCCCAACCTCCACCGTCTATCTGCCCCAAGCGGGGACCAAATCCGCTTCATCAAAGCCCCTCCTACCGCTACTCAGAACAACCCCACCCTAGGCGAACACACCGACTTCGGCAGCGtcaccatcctcttcaaccgTCTCGGAGGGCTCCAGGTCCTCCCTCCGGGGGCGGACGCAGAATGGACGTACGTCCGCCCCTTACCCGGCCATGCAATCATCAATCTCGGTGATGCGATGGTGAAGTTCACGAACGGGCTGTTTCGGTCGAATATCCATCGTGTGGTTGCGCCGCCGGGACAGCAGGCGGGGTTCACGCGGTATAGTCTGGTGTATTTTGCGAGgccggaggatgaggttccTTTGCGGCGGTTGGAGTCGGATAGGATTCCggcgttgggggagggggtggttgaggaggagattaGTAGTAAGGATTGGGTGATAAGGAGggcgttggggaggagggtggatttGGGAAGGCCGGTGGATTATGAGAAGGCGGCTGGGACGGAGGGGGTGAGTAGGAGGTTGGGGGTGTAG